A genomic region of Deltaproteobacteria bacterium contains the following coding sequences:
- a CDS encoding inositol monophosphatase encodes MNLDQAFQDAREAVLEAGKVLTKGFRQKKNVQKKGPIDLVTEWDFKSQETVFSKLQPRFPEFDFWAEESGIERRLSPYCWILDPLDGTTNFVHGFPFFCVSLALTYEKVPLLGIVYNPVLKETYWALKGQGAFFNGRPIRISSWTKVSQSLLATGFPYNIEKTHGPVLKRFEQVIIRAQGVRRPGSAALDLCWVARGIIDGFWEQYLKPWDTAAGVLIVEEAGGKISDFAGHPFQINKKQILATNGLIHSEMVQILNTKTLPVS; translated from the coding sequence TTGAACTTAGATCAGGCTTTTCAAGACGCCAGGGAGGCCGTTTTAGAGGCCGGCAAGGTCTTAACCAAAGGGTTCCGACAGAAGAAAAACGTTCAAAAAAAGGGACCCATCGATCTGGTCACCGAATGGGATTTTAAATCCCAGGAAACGGTCTTTTCCAAACTCCAGCCCCGGTTCCCGGAATTTGATTTTTGGGCCGAGGAATCCGGGATAGAACGCCGTCTTTCTCCCTATTGCTGGATCCTCGACCCTTTAGACGGGACTACCAATTTCGTTCATGGCTTTCCTTTTTTTTGTGTTTCCCTGGCCTTGACCTACGAAAAGGTCCCCCTTCTCGGAATCGTCTACAACCCGGTACTTAAGGAAACCTACTGGGCCTTAAAAGGTCAAGGGGCTTTTTTCAACGGCCGCCCCATACGGATATCGTCATGGACCAAGGTTTCTCAAAGTCTTTTAGCCACCGGATTTCCTTATAATATCGAAAAAACCCATGGCCCGGTCCTGAAACGTTTTGAACAGGTCATTATCCGGGCTCAAGGGGTTCGCCGGCCCGGGTCAGCCGCCCTGGACCTTTGCTGGGTGGCTCGAGGGATTATAGACGGATTCTGGGAACAATACCTGAAACCCTGGGATACGGCTGCCGGAGTACTCATCGTGGAAGAAGCCGGGGGTAAGATCTCTGATTTTGCCGGACACCCCTTTCAAATCAACAAAAAACAAATTCTGGCGACCAATGGTTTGATTCATTCGGAAATGGTCCAAATCCTGAATACCAAAACGCTGCCTGTTTCCTGA
- a CDS encoding rod shape-determining protein: protein MIRKLFGLFSEDMAMDLGTANTLIFKKNQGIVLNEPSVVAINNENGQVLAVGKEAKDYLGRTPPRISAIRPMKDGVIADFEITREMIKYFLTKVRGRSKFFRPNLVIGVPSGITMVEKRAVVESALEAGAKDIYLIEEPMAAAIGAGMSVESTQANLIVDIGGGTTEVAVINLFSTAYCESIRVAGDEINESIMYYMQKKFNLQIGENTAEQIKIEYGSAYPLNKPKPFPVSGKEVYSGIPRTIQITDKDLREGMAEPIWAIVDAVKRALEKTPAELSGDISREGMTLAGGGALLKGLDKLLERETGLKILIAEDPLTSVVMGAGKALMETDHYTKVFIN, encoded by the coding sequence CTGATACGCAAACTTTTCGGCCTTTTTTCCGAAGATATGGCCATGGATCTCGGTACGGCCAATACACTTATTTTTAAAAAAAATCAAGGGATTGTTCTCAATGAACCTTCCGTTGTCGCTATCAATAATGAAAACGGCCAGGTTCTGGCGGTCGGTAAGGAGGCCAAAGACTATTTAGGTCGAACGCCTCCTCGCATTTCAGCGATTCGCCCCATGAAAGACGGCGTTATTGCCGACTTTGAGATCACCCGGGAAATGATCAAATATTTTCTCACGAAGGTTCGGGGAAGATCCAAATTTTTTCGGCCTAATCTGGTCATCGGTGTCCCATCCGGCATTACCATGGTCGAAAAAAGGGCTGTGGTTGAATCGGCCCTGGAAGCAGGGGCCAAAGACATCTATCTGATCGAAGAACCCATGGCCGCTGCTATTGGGGCCGGCATGTCGGTCGAATCCACCCAGGCCAACTTGATCGTTGACATCGGAGGGGGGACGACGGAAGTGGCCGTCATCAATTTATTTTCCACCGCCTACTGTGAATCCATTCGGGTGGCCGGTGATGAAATTAATGAATCCATCATGTATTATATGCAGAAAAAATTCAATTTACAGATCGGAGAAAATACCGCCGAACAGATCAAAATCGAATATGGTTCGGCTTATCCCCTGAATAAACCGAAACCCTTCCCGGTTTCAGGAAAAGAAGTCTATTCCGGAATCCCCCGGACCATTCAAATAACCGACAAGGATCTCCGCGAAGGGATGGCCGAACCCATCTGGGCCATTGTCGATGCCGTCAAAAGGGCTTTGGAAAAGACCCCGGCCGAACTGTCCGGGGATATCAGCCGCGAGGGAATGACTTTAGCCGGCGGTGGGGCCCTGCTCAAGGGGTTGGATAAACTCCTGGAAAGAGAAACGGGTCTTAAGATCCTTATTGCCGAAGACCCCTTGACCTCGGTGGTTATGGGGGCCGGAAAGGCCTTAATGGAAACCGACCATTACACAAAGGTATTTATTAATTGA
- a CDS encoding GAF domain-containing protein, translated as MDFNPFFKMPFPPQMEYAPDFGLKELIQLISNVTEAFTTALFLIDPVQNKLTLRNHQSLSLHINPDTSLQMGDSLIGWVAKNQRPVNIAQFDRDTRNLKLYLRDEKIKSFLAVPVGEVGVLCIDSKRNYVFTDKDQKILQDFAWQVLQILHAQWIGKKESQQNRILNFFNAINALSHEQQDLNQYYQKVLSRCRLFSNTDAAFLVLVPKKGDRYKIVASDGTLTAPLKKNVLSIEMGLTGWVIREKKPLVRRSMKPRTHKSYVFFPDDPCMHFQSYIGLPLCFFGKLYGAMNLIGHRENDWQEDEIQALVSAGQTIITSILFLMNL; from the coding sequence ATGGATTTTAATCCATTTTTTAAAATGCCTTTTCCTCCCCAGATGGAATACGCCCCCGACTTTGGACTGAAGGAACTCATTCAACTCATCAGTAACGTGACCGAGGCCTTTACCACGGCACTCTTCCTGATTGATCCGGTACAAAATAAACTCACCCTGAGAAATCATCAGAGCCTTAGCCTTCATATCAACCCTGATACCAGCCTTCAGATGGGAGATAGTTTAATCGGTTGGGTGGCTAAAAATCAACGACCGGTTAATATTGCTCAATTTGATCGGGATACCCGGAACTTAAAACTCTATCTGCGGGATGAAAAGATTAAATCATTTCTCGCCGTTCCCGTAGGGGAAGTTGGCGTCCTTTGCATCGACAGCAAACGCAACTATGTTTTTACCGACAAGGACCAAAAGATCCTCCAGGATTTCGCCTGGCAGGTCCTCCAGATACTTCATGCCCAATGGATCGGGAAAAAAGAAAGTCAACAAAATCGTATTCTTAATTTTTTTAATGCTATAAACGCCCTTTCCCATGAACAGCAAGATTTAAATCAATATTACCAGAAGGTGCTGAGTCGTTGCCGGCTCTTTTCCAATACCGATGCCGCCTTCCTGGTTTTAGTCCCCAAGAAGGGAGACCGCTACAAAATAGTGGCCTCGGACGGGACATTGACGGCCCCTTTAAAAAAAAATGTCCTGTCCATAGAAATGGGGTTGACCGGATGGGTCATTCGTGAGAAAAAGCCTTTAGTACGGCGTTCCATGAAACCAAGGACCCATAAATCTTATGTATTTTTCCCGGATGACCCTTGTATGCATTTTCAATCTTACATCGGGTTGCCCCTGTGTTTTTTCGGCAAGTTATATGGGGCAATGAATTTGATCGGCCACCGGGAAAATGATTGGCAGGAGGATGAAATTCAGGCCCTGGTCTCGGCCGGCCAGACTATTATCACTTCAATCCTATTTTTGATGAACTTGTGA
- the ispG gene encoding flavodoxin-dependent (E)-4-hydroxy-3-methylbut-2-enyl-diphosphate synthase, whose amino-acid sequence MQLNDENKGLAGPSRRKTVTVSLGDVKIGSGHPVVVQSMTSTDTHDVKRTLRQIRELKKVGCELIRVAVPDHKAVPPLKEIIQKSPLPVIADIHFDYRLALEGMKAGAAGIRINPGNIGRPDRIARIIEMAREKEVCIRIGVNAGSLEKDLGFRGGPSQAEAMVASALKHIAFFEKRNFKNLKISLKSSDVLQTIRAYQLLAEKVDYPFHLGVTEAGTLLSGTVKSALGIGLLLYQGIGDTLRVSLTAPPREEIRVAYEILRALGLRRRGIEIISCPTCGRCQIDLLPLVKKVERAVKKYTRPLKVAIMGCVVNGPGEAREADIGIAGGKGLGLLFAKGRMIRKVPEGDLLESLLGEIDRMMKRFVSV is encoded by the coding sequence ATGCAACTGAATGACGAAAATAAAGGCCTGGCTGGTCCCTCGCGGCGCAAAACGGTTACGGTTTCCCTTGGGGATGTCAAGATCGGCAGCGGGCATCCCGTAGTGGTTCAGTCCATGACCAGCACGGACACGCATGATGTAAAACGGACCTTAAGGCAGATCAGAGAGCTCAAAAAAGTCGGCTGCGAGTTGATACGGGTTGCGGTTCCGGATCATAAGGCCGTTCCGCCGTTAAAAGAAATCATCCAAAAATCCCCTTTGCCGGTAATCGCCGACATCCATTTCGATTATCGTTTGGCCCTGGAAGGCATGAAAGCCGGGGCGGCCGGTATTCGAATCAACCCGGGCAATATCGGGAGACCGGATAGAATCGCCCGGATTATCGAGATGGCCCGGGAAAAAGAGGTCTGCATCCGGATCGGGGTGAATGCCGGTTCCCTGGAAAAGGATTTGGGATTCAGGGGCGGCCCGAGCCAGGCCGAGGCCATGGTTGCCTCAGCTTTAAAGCATATCGCTTTTTTTGAAAAAAGAAATTTTAAGAACCTTAAAATTTCCTTAAAATCCTCCGATGTGCTCCAAACCATCCGGGCCTATCAATTGTTAGCCGAAAAGGTGGATTACCCTTTTCATCTGGGGGTTACGGAGGCCGGGACCTTGCTTTCCGGAACCGTCAAATCCGCTTTGGGGATCGGGCTCCTTCTTTATCAAGGGATCGGCGATACGTTGCGCGTCTCTCTGACAGCCCCTCCCCGGGAGGAAATCCGGGTGGCCTATGAAATACTCAGGGCCTTGGGTTTAAGAAGGCGGGGGATCGAAATTATTTCCTGTCCTACCTGCGGCCGGTGTCAAATCGATCTTCTTCCACTGGTTAAAAAAGTGGAAAGGGCGGTAAAAAAATATACCCGGCCGCTCAAAGTGGCTATCATGGGGTGTGTGGTCAATGGTCCCGGGGAAGCCCGGGAGGCCGATATCGGTATCGCCGGGGGGAAAGGTCTGGGGCTCCTCTTTGCCAAGGGGCGGATGATTCGAAAGGTCCCTGAGGGAGATCTGCTGGAAAGCCTTCTGGGAGAAATCGACAGGATGATGAAAAGGTTTGTATCAGTTTAA